One stretch of Streptomyces sp. R21 DNA includes these proteins:
- a CDS encoding ATP-binding protein: MTAAKPNATGAPGYTAELPCVPESVSRARALVSSALVAWGMGDDLGDCGEIIVSELLTNAVDHTETPLTQVVIERRVDSSVRIGVSDRSQVAPRMKKATDDTECGRGLHLVHALSWRWGYDTHHWGKVTWAVIKAPTGTSQ, translated from the coding sequence GTGACCGCCGCAAAACCGAATGCGACCGGGGCCCCCGGTTACACCGCGGAGCTGCCATGCGTTCCCGAGTCCGTCAGTCGCGCTCGCGCTCTCGTCTCCAGCGCGCTGGTCGCCTGGGGGATGGGGGACGACTTGGGCGACTGCGGAGAGATCATCGTGTCGGAGCTGCTGACGAACGCCGTCGACCACACTGAGACCCCCCTGACGCAGGTCGTCATCGAGCGTCGGGTCGACAGCTCCGTTCGCATTGGGGTCTCCGACCGATCACAGGTCGCTCCGCGCATGAAGAAGGCCACCGACGACACCGAATGCGGCAGAGGCCTGCACCTGGTCCACGCGCTGAGTTGGCGGTGGGGCTACGACACGCACCACTGGGGCAAGGTCACCTGGGCCGTAATCAAAGCGCCGACAGGGACAAGCCAGTGA
- a CDS encoding DUF6415 family natural product biosynthesis protein, translating to MSATTAPECRAEKWTPPLDADGLKFVLARVIVWKPLDVEEIFDDLDTAIGNQPPPVATTAALVERLRGHLKQLSDITVADAKYPPTDEMVGLIERGLPLRAEPTPANHQQAVALARRLAFVTSDLVEKLIEARYIKGAQ from the coding sequence GTGAGCGCCACAACGGCCCCTGAGTGCCGGGCCGAGAAGTGGACACCCCCGCTCGACGCGGACGGCCTGAAGTTCGTCCTCGCGCGGGTCATAGTGTGGAAGCCGCTCGACGTCGAGGAGATCTTCGACGACCTCGACACGGCGATCGGCAACCAGCCCCCGCCCGTGGCCACGACCGCGGCGCTGGTGGAACGCCTCCGCGGCCACCTGAAGCAGCTCAGTGACATCACTGTCGCTGACGCGAAGTACCCGCCTACCGACGAGATGGTCGGGCTCATCGAGCGTGGACTTCCCCTGCGGGCTGAGCCGACGCCGGCCAATCACCAGCAAGCCGTCGCTCTCGCCCGCCGTCTCGCCTTCGTGACCTCCGATCTCGTCGAGAAGCTGATCGAGGCCCGCTACATCAAGGGGGCCCAGTGA
- a CDS encoding DUF6302 family protein, with protein MTHDPNAAKHPGVTATVMAAPQDAYDFYYYEQRIADAWLLDKSIAVRTLRMPFLAVPVGGSRRGGYFPVTCLCFGLRVRDVLLEQPGFPDPRLRWSPYPDTCHVVEWGERPPTLWGDCDDVTLGRFYGYSEDAIARFTNRRASTPRGPQTPSSAALLRSPAAP; from the coding sequence GTGACACACGACCCCAACGCCGCCAAGCACCCCGGGGTGACCGCCACGGTGATGGCCGCTCCGCAAGACGCGTACGACTTCTACTACTACGAGCAGCGCATCGCCGACGCCTGGCTCTTGGACAAGAGCATCGCCGTGCGAACGCTGCGCATGCCGTTCCTCGCTGTGCCTGTCGGGGGCTCGCGACGAGGCGGGTATTTCCCCGTCACGTGCCTCTGCTTCGGGCTCCGGGTCCGTGACGTCCTCCTGGAGCAGCCCGGCTTCCCCGACCCACGCTTGCGGTGGTCGCCCTACCCGGACACCTGCCACGTCGTCGAGTGGGGCGAGAGACCGCCGACGCTCTGGGGTGACTGCGATGACGTCACCCTCGGGCGCTTCTACGGCTACAGCGAAGACGCGATAGCCCGGTTCACGAACCGCCGCGCCAGCACCCCGCGCGGCCCCCAAACGCCCTCTTCGGCGGCCCTTCTCCGCTCCCCCGCGGCTCCGTAG
- a CDS encoding DUF5999 family protein, with product MCQHTPTCPTAEQPDREAAKPLARAEAQGWTLLCNGVLLFDDTGELLPNGTIVAPHRPTVATGAAA from the coding sequence ATGTGCCAGCACACGCCCACCTGCCCCACAGCGGAACAGCCGGATCGCGAAGCGGCCAAGCCATTGGCACGCGCCGAGGCTCAGGGATGGACGCTGCTGTGCAACGGCGTCCTGCTCTTCGACGACACCGGCGAGTTGCTGCCCAACGGCACGATCGTCGCCCCGCACCGCCCCACTGTCGCTACGGGAGCAGCAGCGTGA
- a CDS encoding winged helix-turn-helix domain-containing protein: MFDLIPSTGWSVGFLGLPAAENIGEALDQIRAMPAARVRKDMEVWAGRDHHRPVPAWTQSLGSDKELLLELTDVAAHVHQHVVAPYQQRIDALSAADQALRRRQAAHGGLHTLLSELNPRHIKWKPPVLELTMADGADDDIHLSGRGLLLIPSIFGAASPVLGVNAEPQPYLTYPIRRNNTDLALPPTETARVLSTVPNSLTALLGHTRAIVLWTIAHHPGCTTTELARHTGISPASASQHATVLRTAQLTTTTRHHNTALHTTTPLGASLLKTTA; this comes from the coding sequence TTGTTCGATCTGATCCCGTCAACGGGCTGGTCGGTGGGCTTCCTCGGCCTCCCGGCGGCCGAGAACATCGGAGAGGCGCTGGATCAGATCCGGGCTATGCCTGCCGCGCGTGTCCGGAAGGACATGGAGGTCTGGGCCGGCCGCGACCATCACCGGCCTGTGCCAGCCTGGACGCAGTCGCTCGGCAGCGACAAAGAGCTGCTGCTGGAGTTGACCGATGTCGCAGCCCACGTGCACCAGCACGTCGTCGCTCCCTACCAGCAGCGCATCGATGCCCTCAGCGCCGCGGACCAGGCACTTCGCAGACGTCAGGCCGCCCACGGCGGACTCCACACCTTGTTGTCCGAACTCAACCCCCGCCACATCAAGTGGAAGCCGCCTGTTCTGGAACTCACCATGGCCGACGGTGCGGACGACGACATTCATCTCTCCGGCCGCGGCCTGCTGCTGATTCCATCGATCTTCGGGGCCGCATCCCCCGTACTGGGCGTGAACGCCGAACCCCAGCCGTATCTGACCTACCCCATCCGCCGTAACAACACAGACCTCGCCCTGCCGCCTACGGAGACCGCACGAGTCCTCAGCACCGTCCCCAACTCCCTGACCGCGCTCCTCGGCCACACCCGGGCCATCGTGCTGTGGACCATCGCCCATCATCCCGGCTGCACCACTACCGAACTCGCCCGCCATACCGGCATCTCCCCGGCCAGCGCCAGCCAGCACGCGACCGTTCTACGCACCGCCCAGCTGACCACCACCACCCGCCACCACAACACCGCCCTCCACACCACAACCCCGCTGGGCGCCAGCCTCCTCAAGACCACCGCTTGA
- a CDS encoding helix-turn-helix domain-containing protein yields MSRFGAGIRRGAMAADQFTQIANGLFRDPKISFKAKGIFGYISTHRAGWHVTVADLVRAGPDGRDAVRGGLSELQRYGYLIREQLRHDDGTLGEIVYSITDRPAPDADLAPAAGSAFASAPASEAPHGLGAGIRRGVMAADQFTQIANGLLRDPRLSSKAKGIFGLISTHRDGWRMSVTDLARRSRDGEAAVKSGLKELEKHGFLLRERKRRPDGTLGAAAYFITDLPSLQNSRSEPMSGFPPMDNPTSVNRPTKNTNRKNTNKQNTSTVPPCDRSDVAHKPEGTDRPHAPAPPPAALPADEMHPGIQLLLEIGASRPELLLTGKVLTDQGRVATVMLEAGWRAEQLCHVITDRPLPQPVRTTVGAIIAARLRAAQAYPPPAMLDSRRHRGDVMNGEPQGWPSAERSFTASAARTVTEALTYRALVECAGCGAPATAPGEDLCPACLGWPLCGTCPGPTPRRAHPDGDGRCTTCATVSTHLLEGRTP; encoded by the coding sequence ATGAGCCGCTTCGGGGCAGGGATCCGCCGTGGGGCGATGGCGGCGGACCAGTTCACCCAGATCGCCAACGGCCTGTTCCGCGACCCCAAGATCTCCTTCAAGGCGAAGGGAATCTTCGGCTACATCAGCACCCACCGCGCCGGCTGGCACGTGACGGTCGCCGACCTCGTGCGCGCCGGACCCGATGGACGCGACGCCGTACGCGGCGGCCTGAGCGAACTGCAGCGGTACGGCTACCTCATCCGCGAACAGCTGAGGCACGACGACGGAACGCTCGGTGAGATCGTGTACTCGATCACGGACCGCCCCGCCCCCGACGCCGACCTTGCCCCGGCGGCGGGCTCAGCGTTCGCCTCCGCGCCGGCGAGTGAGGCGCCGCACGGTTTAGGGGCGGGGATTCGCCGTGGGGTGATGGCGGCGGACCAGTTCACCCAGATCGCCAACGGCCTGCTCCGCGACCCACGGCTTTCCTCCAAGGCGAAGGGAATCTTCGGGCTCATCAGCACGCACCGGGACGGCTGGCGGATGAGCGTCACGGACCTGGCGCGCCGCAGCCGCGACGGCGAGGCGGCCGTCAAGAGCGGCCTCAAGGAGCTGGAGAAGCACGGCTTCCTGCTCCGGGAACGTAAGCGCCGCCCCGACGGCACGCTCGGCGCGGCCGCGTACTTCATCACCGATCTGCCCAGCCTGCAAAACAGCAGGTCCGAGCCGATGTCGGGTTTTCCACCGATGGATAACCCGACATCGGTCAATCGCCCCACTAAGAACACCAACAGAAAGAACACCAACAAGCAGAACACCAGCACCGTCCCTCCGTGCGACCGCAGCGACGTCGCGCACAAACCCGAAGGGACGGACCGGCCGCACGCACCAGCGCCCCCGCCGGCTGCGCTCCCGGCGGATGAGATGCATCCGGGGATCCAGCTGCTGCTCGAGATCGGAGCGAGCCGTCCGGAACTCCTGCTGACCGGCAAGGTGCTGACCGATCAGGGCCGCGTGGCCACGGTGATGCTGGAGGCGGGCTGGAGAGCTGAGCAACTGTGTCACGTCATCACCGACCGGCCCCTGCCGCAGCCGGTGCGCACCACGGTCGGCGCGATCATCGCCGCCCGACTGCGGGCCGCTCAGGCCTATCCGCCGCCCGCCATGCTGGACAGCCGTCGCCACCGCGGCGACGTGATGAACGGCGAGCCACAGGGGTGGCCGTCGGCCGAGCGGTCATTCACGGCGTCTGCCGCCCGCACGGTGACCGAGGCCCTGACCTACCGGGCGCTCGTCGAATGCGCCGGCTGCGGTGCTCCCGCAACCGCCCCCGGCGAAGACCTCTGCCCGGCCTGCCTCGGGTGGCCGCTGTGCGGAACCTGCCCGGGACCGACGCCGCGGCGCGCCCACCCCGACGGCGATGGCCGCTGCACCACCTGCGCCACCGTATCGACTCACCTGCTGGAAGGACGCACACCATGA